The Solibacillus sp. FSL R7-0682 genome includes a window with the following:
- a CDS encoding PP2C family protein-serine/threonine phosphatase, whose protein sequence is MTILLVDDNRVNLYVIEKILKADGYQDYVSLQSAKELFQYLDPSNVPQCNEVDAILLDVMMPEMDGIEACRILKEDPRLKDIQVIFVTALEDKGKLSEALDVGGIDYITKPINKVELLARLRVALRLKSELDWHTNQERNIERELNLAARVQQSLLSPPVEQKDLMITASYLPSFNLAGDLYYWDKIDDHRYAVILLDMMGHGVSASLVCMYISSVLREAIKKLVDPELVIAELNRYMSLLQNEKENLLYYFTGVCFIIDTQKKTIEYVNAGHPTGYALVDGQQTVPITQTSYAVGFFEEIKIDKEIIHYTTSVQIVLFTDGVLEAMGPCEITSDKELCKIASVMWAKDRPPIDYLVDKDLQQNQPDDMCVLLLQAGS, encoded by the coding sequence GTGACCATTCTTCTAGTAGACGATAACAGAGTAAATCTCTACGTAATAGAAAAAATCTTGAAAGCGGACGGCTATCAAGACTATGTTTCATTACAATCTGCGAAAGAGCTATTTCAATATTTGGATCCATCCAATGTACCTCAATGTAACGAGGTAGATGCTATTTTATTAGATGTCATGATGCCAGAAATGGATGGAATTGAAGCTTGTAGAATTCTTAAAGAAGATCCCCGTTTAAAAGATATTCAAGTTATTTTTGTAACTGCATTAGAGGATAAAGGAAAATTATCAGAAGCGTTAGATGTGGGCGGTATTGATTACATAACGAAACCTATTAATAAAGTCGAGTTACTTGCTCGCTTACGAGTTGCATTACGTTTAAAATCAGAACTCGATTGGCATACAAATCAAGAAAGAAATATTGAACGGGAGCTTAACTTAGCCGCGCGTGTACAACAAAGCTTATTAAGTCCACCAGTTGAGCAGAAGGATTTAATGATTACGGCTTCTTATTTACCTTCATTTAATTTAGCAGGTGATTTATATTATTGGGATAAAATCGATGATCATCGATATGCCGTCATTTTACTCGATATGATGGGTCATGGGGTTTCTGCATCGTTAGTATGTATGTACATTTCCTCCGTATTACGTGAGGCAATAAAAAAATTAGTTGATCCAGAACTTGTTATTGCCGAGCTAAACCGTTATATGAGTTTATTACAAAATGAAAAAGAAAATTTACTGTATTATTTTACAGGCGTCTGCTTTATTATTGATACGCAAAAAAAGACAATCGAATATGTTAATGCTGGACATCCTACTGGCTATGCACTTGTTGACGGACAACAAACGGTGCCCATCACACAAACAAGTTATGCAGTTGGGTTCTTTGAAGAAATTAAAATTGACAAAGAAATTATTCATTATACAACCTCTGTTCAAATTGTCTTATTCACGGATGGTGTATTGGAAGCGATGGGTCCTTGTGAAATTACATCTGATAAAGAGCTTTGTAAAATAGCAAGTGTCATGTGGGCTAAGGATCGACCACCGATAGATTATTTAGTCGATAAAGATTTACAACAAAACCAGCCAGACGACATGTGCGTCTTATTATTACAAGCAGGATCTTAA
- a CDS encoding CheR family methyltransferase, with protein MNRQQLELRLLLEAVYSLSGFDFREYNQQSILRRVQHRMRINNIPTISRLTEMVIYEEQLLSQLLNDFSINVTEMFRDPTFFRAFREEVVPQLRELDKIRIWHAGCATGEEVYSMAILLREEGLLDRTALYATDMNQNVLTKAQKGAFPIQKMQAYTKNYFLAGGKEAFSQYYKTDAAYVYFQPCLRENIIFAQHNLVTDHSFQEFDVIICRNVLIYFTQKLQHDVHQLFYESLAPNGFLALGDKETLQFTPLAPKYQTVHQKERIYQKKS; from the coding sequence ATGAATAGGCAACAATTAGAATTACGTTTGTTACTCGAGGCAGTGTATTCTTTATCAGGATTCGATTTTCGAGAGTATAATCAGCAGTCCATTTTACGTCGTGTGCAGCATCGAATGCGAATTAACAACATCCCGACAATTTCACGGTTAACTGAAATGGTTATTTATGAAGAGCAATTACTGTCTCAATTATTAAATGATTTTTCGATTAATGTGACAGAGATGTTTCGAGATCCAACCTTTTTCCGAGCATTTCGCGAAGAAGTTGTGCCTCAATTAAGGGAGCTTGATAAAATTCGAATTTGGCATGCAGGGTGTGCTACGGGTGAAGAAGTGTATTCTATGGCCATTTTATTACGAGAAGAAGGCTTACTTGATCGTACAGCCCTATATGCAACTGATATGAATCAAAATGTATTAACAAAAGCTCAAAAAGGTGCGTTTCCGATTCAAAAAATGCAAGCCTACACGAAAAATTATTTTTTAGCTGGTGGGAAAGAAGCCTTTTCTCAGTACTATAAAACAGATGCAGCGTATGTATATTTTCAACCGTGCTTACGTGAAAACATCATATTCGCGCAACATAATTTAGTAACCGATCATTCCTTTCAAGAATTCGATGTCATTATATGTCGGAATGTACTCATATACTTTACGCAAAAGCTACAGCATGATGTACATCAGCTTTTTTATGAGAGCTTAGCACCGAATGGATTTTTAGCATTGGGAGATAAGGAAACGTTGCAATTTACACCGTTAGCACCGAAATATCAAACAGTGCATCAAAAGGAACGGATTTACCAAAAGAAAAGTTAA
- a CDS encoding ATP-binding protein, with protein sequence MNKRRRFGIRFKITSGYIVLITFLVAATILLNTQVTNLQKERNGIIQYDSQMRILSNQLERQIVNMESSLHRYLITKDENYIETYYQGLATWNTIYQNLDDLVQNYSTHQKKLPTIHTSIEYWIANIGQPLIDVIATNDSERIVEKFNGVQSSAIISDLQAQFTDFRTTETEAIQQKIVELDGKNRQLTFSLFAILGVIATLTILVFNTISRKITESVNEVTSTILEINETNGKNRKPIIAKTNDEVQDLVDATNTLLITMENRQLFQRNIAEIVTSYQGVDSLDNLGKVLLKELTTRTESVYGAFYIQDMQNKQRYNKIASFADSREEVGRQHFMAGEGYIGQSVRERRMLNYENMEESLRIFETAIGNTEITNGVIVPVLFGRDVVAVLEFAAIHTYSAQQKLLIQEVVQHLGVTINSIQGRMEIIRLLNESQTMTEELQVQSEELQTQSEELKMQTEELKTINEQLEERTRDAEQKSYALEKAQIELEQSAEQLLQSSNYKSEFLANMSHELRTPLNSILILSEMLAENRDNRLSDDELEYANVIHKSGGDLLNLINDILDLSKVEAGKMDLWFSEMDVSEVPQHIQSLFNPLAEQKGIELMVDVSPDMDTIFYTDVKRFHQIINNLLSNAVKFTEQGSISVIIEQAEITSSMQHSSDNWIAITIKDTGIGIPKEKQQIIFESFQQADGATVRKYGGTGLGLSICREFTKLLGGWMSLISDVGQGSTFTVFLPSLPDGNIPQGQLVQQEVAFTDAPQLIETHMDKTVFDDKHILIVDDDYRNIYALKQALEHKGVKIIEANNGVECLNILQTEPRVDLVLMDIMMPEMDGYEAMERIRRDLNLTELPIIALTAKAMKHDRDRAIESGASDYISKPLNLDQLFSVLSVWLTSEERLRNE encoded by the coding sequence ATGAATAAACGGCGACGGTTTGGTATTCGCTTTAAAATTACAAGTGGATATATTGTGTTAATAACCTTTTTAGTCGCAGCTACAATACTATTAAATACACAAGTAACCAACCTTCAAAAAGAACGTAATGGAATTATTCAATATGATTCACAAATGCGGATTTTATCAAACCAATTAGAACGTCAAATTGTAAATATGGAGTCTTCCTTACATCGTTATCTCATAACGAAGGATGAAAACTATATAGAAACATATTATCAAGGCCTAGCAACATGGAATACAATTTATCAAAATTTGGATGACCTCGTTCAAAATTATTCCACACATCAAAAGAAGCTTCCGACAATACATACAAGTATTGAATATTGGATTGCCAACATAGGTCAACCGTTAATTGATGTTATTGCGACAAATGATTCTGAGCGAATAGTAGAAAAGTTTAATGGTGTACAAAGTAGTGCCATTATAAGCGATTTACAAGCACAGTTTACGGATTTTCGGACAACTGAAACAGAAGCCATTCAGCAAAAAATCGTGGAGTTAGATGGTAAAAATAGACAGTTAACATTTAGTCTATTTGCGATATTAGGCGTGATTGCAACATTAACGATATTAGTATTTAATACGATTTCACGTAAAATTACTGAGTCAGTTAATGAAGTAACATCGACTATTCTTGAAATAAATGAGACAAACGGAAAAAACCGAAAGCCGATTATTGCAAAAACAAATGATGAAGTACAGGATTTAGTCGATGCAACAAATACTCTATTAATCACAATGGAAAATCGTCAATTATTCCAAAGAAATATAGCGGAAATTGTAACGTCCTATCAAGGTGTCGATTCATTGGACAACCTCGGTAAAGTACTATTAAAGGAATTGACAACACGTACTGAATCTGTCTATGGCGCTTTTTATATACAGGATATGCAAAATAAGCAACGATACAATAAAATTGCTTCTTTTGCAGATTCGAGAGAAGAAGTTGGCCGTCAGCATTTCATGGCAGGTGAAGGCTATATTGGCCAAAGTGTTAGGGAACGCCGGATGCTAAACTATGAAAATATGGAGGAGAGTTTACGGATTTTTGAAACTGCAATAGGTAATACGGAAATTACGAATGGCGTCATAGTACCAGTTTTATTTGGTAGAGACGTCGTAGCAGTATTGGAATTTGCGGCTATCCATACTTATAGCGCCCAACAAAAGTTATTGATTCAGGAGGTTGTTCAACATTTAGGGGTGACCATCAATAGTATTCAAGGGCGTATGGAAATAATACGTCTACTAAATGAATCGCAGACGATGACAGAGGAGTTACAAGTTCAGTCTGAGGAATTACAAACCCAATCTGAAGAATTAAAAATGCAGACGGAAGAGCTAAAAACGATTAATGAACAGCTTGAAGAACGAACTCGTGACGCAGAACAAAAATCATATGCACTGGAAAAAGCTCAAATTGAACTTGAGCAAAGTGCCGAGCAATTGCTTCAAAGCTCCAACTATAAATCTGAGTTTTTAGCAAATATGTCCCATGAGTTAAGAACACCGCTTAACAGTATTTTAATATTATCAGAAATGCTCGCGGAAAATCGTGATAATCGTCTATCTGATGATGAATTAGAATATGCCAATGTCATTCACAAATCTGGTGGGGATTTACTAAATTTAATAAATGATATATTAGATTTATCAAAAGTAGAAGCGGGTAAGATGGATTTATGGTTTAGTGAGATGGATGTTTCTGAAGTACCACAGCATATTCAAAGCTTATTTAACCCATTAGCGGAGCAAAAAGGAATTGAATTAATGGTGGATGTTTCACCAGATATGGACACGATTTTTTACACAGATGTAAAACGATTCCATCAAATTATTAATAATTTATTGTCGAATGCTGTGAAATTTACTGAACAAGGTTCAATATCTGTAATAATTGAGCAAGCTGAAATTACTTCCAGTATGCAGCATAGTAGTGATAATTGGATTGCAATTACCATTAAAGATACGGGGATTGGTATTCCAAAAGAAAAGCAGCAAATTATTTTCGAATCATTCCAGCAAGCTGATGGTGCAACGGTCCGAAAATATGGTGGGACAGGCTTAGGGCTATCCATTTGCCGTGAATTTACAAAGCTACTTGGTGGCTGGATGTCACTTATAAGTGATGTAGGACAAGGTAGTACATTTACTGTATTTTTACCAAGTCTTCCAGATGGGAATATACCTCAAGGTCAACTTGTACAACAGGAAGTTGCATTTACTGATGCACCACAACTTATTGAAACGCATATGGATAAAACGGTGTTTGATGATAAACATATATTAATAGTGGATGATGATTATCGAAATATTTATGCATTAAAGCAGGCGTTAGAGCATAAAGGTGTCAAAATAATAGAAGCGAATAACGGAGTGGAATGCCTAAATATTTTACAAACAGAGCCTAGAGTAGATCTTGTATTAATGGATATTATGATGCCAGAGATGGATGGTTATGAGGCAATGGAACGTATTCGAAGAGATTTGAATTTAACTGAATTACCGATTATCGCACTAACGGCTAAGGCAATGAAGCATGACCGTGATCGTGCAATTGAATCGGGTGCGTCAGACTATATTAGTAAACCGTTAAATTTAGATCAGCTCTTTTCTGTTTTATCAGTATGGCTAACAAGTGAGGAACGTTTACGAAATGAATAG
- a CDS encoding isopentenyl transferase family protein — MMKIYSLSGASGTGKSTSALQFAHEHNIPAIIDDGLLIVNGEKVAGTSAKFEKNTLKAVRRAIFEDESHKDEVIQALKNGQVDAILIIGTSDKMTGKIAKRLQLGEIMTYVHVEDVRTEKEIQMARFIREIQGKHVMPVPYRQVEQNFFKRLIQRGKEIFSTNREKIGETTIVRPDFHQQTITIARSVYLDVIKHVVEKNTIVSRLVHLHFSIVSVPRVVIEIQIAAPVSYYIPDAIKQLQQEIADSFQFHFSIGPEEINVKIVGIETTIR; from the coding sequence ATGATGAAAATATATTCTTTAAGTGGGGCAAGTGGGACAGGAAAGAGTACAAGTGCGTTGCAATTCGCACATGAACATAACATTCCAGCGATTATCGACGATGGACTACTCATTGTGAACGGAGAGAAGGTTGCAGGTACTTCAGCGAAGTTTGAAAAGAATACGTTAAAGGCTGTTCGTCGTGCCATATTCGAGGATGAGTCACATAAAGACGAGGTCATTCAAGCATTAAAAAATGGACAAGTTGATGCCATATTAATTATAGGAACTTCTGATAAAATGACCGGAAAAATAGCGAAACGTTTACAACTCGGTGAAATTATGACATACGTTCATGTAGAAGATGTTCGCACAGAAAAAGAAATTCAAATGGCACGGTTTATTCGTGAAATACAGGGTAAACATGTAATGCCCGTGCCTTATCGCCAAGTAGAACAAAACTTCTTTAAACGCCTTATCCAGCGTGGGAAGGAGATTTTTTCGACGAATCGTGAAAAAATCGGGGAGACGACAATCGTACGACCAGATTTTCACCAGCAAACGATTACGATAGCGCGATCTGTCTATTTGGATGTTATAAAGCATGTAGTTGAAAAAAATACAATTGTTTCACGATTAGTACATTTACATTTTTCAATTGTATCTGTCCCGCGTGTAGTTATTGAAATACAAATTGCTGCACCGGTTTCTTATTATATACCGGATGCTATAAAACAACTTCAACAGGAAATTGCAGACAGCTTTCAATTTCATTTTAGTATTGGACCAGAGGAAATTAATGTAAAGATTGTAGGGATAGAGACTACTATACGATAA
- a CDS encoding aminotransferase class I/II-fold pyridoxal phosphate-dependent enzyme encodes MNIQPSKKMSLFAPAIFGDLKKHALLQQQKGMELIDLSLGSPDIPPAENLRQKMSELTALSSSYGYTLTGIQAFNEAVCRYYKRVNNVQLNPATEVVQTIGSQEGLVHLPVAFCDPGDIVLTTNPAYVAYDAGIHLAGAEPYYMPLTKENNYLPDLKAVPDEVLQKAKLLILNLPGNPVPAMPSLDYFEEVVAFAKKYNIIVLHDAAYSEFYFKGNSPISFLATPGAKEVGLEINSLSKSFSLAGTRIAYIVGNDKLVEIMKQLKSNLDFGIFEPIQQVAALALDHAEEVTAELRKTFSVRHQTLMNGLTSIGWEVAPSDGGMFVWAKYPSTLNSVDFAFKAIEETGVVMVPGTAFGTAGEGYMRLALVQPVEQLQKAVERLKSLK; translated from the coding sequence TTGAATATCCAACCGTCAAAAAAAATGTCGTTATTTGCTCCTGCAATTTTTGGAGACTTGAAGAAACATGCACTATTACAACAACAAAAAGGGATGGAATTAATCGATTTAAGCTTAGGTAGCCCAGATATTCCACCTGCAGAAAATTTACGTCAAAAGATGTCAGAATTAACTGCACTTTCATCTTCTTATGGTTATACATTAACGGGTATTCAAGCATTTAACGAAGCGGTTTGTCGCTATTATAAACGAGTTAATAATGTTCAGTTAAACCCTGCAACAGAGGTAGTTCAAACGATTGGATCGCAAGAAGGCTTAGTCCATTTACCCGTCGCTTTTTGTGATCCAGGTGATATCGTATTAACGACAAATCCTGCTTATGTAGCATATGATGCAGGCATTCATTTAGCTGGTGCAGAACCATATTATATGCCATTAACGAAAGAGAATAATTACTTACCAGATCTAAAAGCCGTTCCTGACGAAGTACTTCAAAAAGCAAAGCTACTTATTTTAAATTTACCAGGAAACCCTGTACCAGCAATGCCTTCTCTTGATTATTTTGAAGAAGTCGTTGCCTTTGCAAAAAAATACAACATCATTGTCTTACATGATGCTGCCTATTCAGAGTTTTACTTTAAAGGAAATTCTCCAATTAGCTTCTTGGCGACACCAGGTGCAAAAGAAGTTGGCTTAGAAATTAACTCATTATCGAAAAGCTTCAGCTTAGCCGGTACTCGTATCGCCTACATTGTTGGTAATGACAAGTTAGTGGAAATAATGAAGCAATTAAAATCGAATTTGGATTTTGGTATTTTTGAGCCAATTCAACAAGTTGCTGCGTTAGCGCTTGATCATGCAGAAGAAGTAACAGCAGAACTGCGTAAAACATTTTCTGTACGTCATCAAACATTAATGAATGGCTTAACTTCAATTGGATGGGAAGTTGCTCCAAGTGATGGAGGAATGTTCGTATGGGCAAAATACCCTTCAACATTAAATAGTGTTGACTTTGCATTTAAAGCAATTGAAGAAACTGGAGTAGTCATGGTACCAGGTACTGCATTCGGTACAGCTGGCGAAGGCTATATGCGATTAGCCTTAGTTCAACCAGTTGAACAATTACAAAAAGCAGTTGAACGATTAAAAAGTTTAAAATAA
- a CDS encoding cysteine synthase — protein MLSKWVTTVEENGVKVETVIEKTELVEGDILSGTVYVTSLEEDEQEKIDYISLKVICKDADGDLQVIAKHSFELVGGIRSKDAEIIPFELIPDERWSCGPKQQLIFQTKVLFLDGTVIEEAGIISYESE, from the coding sequence ATGTTAAGTAAATGGGTAACAACAGTTGAGGAAAACGGTGTAAAAGTTGAAACGGTTATCGAAAAAACTGAATTGGTAGAAGGCGACATCCTGAGTGGGACGGTTTATGTGACTTCATTAGAAGAAGACGAACAAGAAAAAATTGACTATATTTCATTAAAGGTAATTTGCAAGGATGCTGATGGTGACTTGCAAGTTATTGCAAAGCATTCATTTGAGCTTGTTGGGGGCATACGATCTAAAGATGCAGAAATTATCCCATTTGAATTAATTCCAGATGAACGTTGGAGTTGCGGACCAAAACAACAGCTAATTTTTCAGACAAAGGTGCTTTTTTTAGATGGTACAGTAATTGAAGAGGCAGGTATTATTTCTTACGAGTCCGAGTAA
- a CDS encoding AI-2E family transporter, whose translation MENEREKAGIKSKPLPQEKSAFFSSRFIRFLGGKNLLYLLIVLLLIGCIVFIYNKISFIFEPLSVLVEVIILPGVLGVILFYLLRPPLKLLVKWKVPRALAIFLLYIIVAALLTLLIVLVYPFLRDQFTNLAQEFPLVFMSFADQILSFLNNSHFDEYFQSINVNYNEFLTNFTDDLVNAVKETMSSLATGVATGLTGLVSAVTGIVLGLVIVPFITFYLLYEGDKMPRFILRLFPPQQREHIGEVLHDMDKQISSYIQGQILVSFCIGVMMTIGFVIIKMPYAFLLGFLAMITSVVPYLGPAIAVTPAAIIAIVNSPWLLVKLIIVWTIVQLIEGKFISPQIMGKSLSIHPITIIFVLLTAGALFGVPGVVLGIPGYALIKVLVTHGYRLFKERYNRFQSDETNLYED comes from the coding sequence TTGGAAAATGAAAGAGAAAAAGCGGGAATCAAGTCGAAACCATTACCGCAAGAGAAATCGGCATTTTTCTCAAGTAGATTTATTCGATTTTTAGGTGGTAAAAATTTACTTTACTTATTGATTGTTCTCTTACTGATAGGTTGTATTGTATTTATATACAATAAAATCTCCTTTATTTTTGAACCATTAAGTGTATTAGTAGAAGTAATTATTTTACCAGGAGTACTTGGGGTTATTTTATTTTATTTATTACGACCACCATTAAAATTATTAGTGAAATGGAAAGTACCCCGAGCATTAGCAATATTTCTTTTGTATATTATTGTTGCTGCATTATTAACACTGCTGATTGTACTTGTTTATCCATTCCTACGGGATCAATTTACGAATTTAGCCCAGGAATTTCCGCTAGTGTTTATGTCATTTGCTGATCAAATTTTATCATTTTTAAACAATTCTCATTTTGATGAGTATTTCCAATCAATCAACGTGAATTACAACGAATTTTTAACGAACTTTACAGATGATCTAGTAAATGCAGTAAAGGAAACAATGTCAAGTTTAGCAACGGGGGTTGCTACTGGGCTAACAGGACTTGTTTCAGCAGTAACAGGTATTGTACTAGGATTAGTAATTGTACCGTTTATTACGTTTTATTTACTATATGAAGGCGATAAAATGCCGCGCTTTATATTACGTTTATTCCCACCACAACAACGTGAACATATTGGCGAAGTATTACATGATATGGACAAGCAAATTAGTTCATACATTCAAGGGCAAATTTTAGTATCGTTTTGTATCGGAGTCATGATGACAATCGGTTTTGTAATTATTAAAATGCCTTATGCTTTCTTATTAGGCTTTTTAGCAATGATTACAAGTGTCGTGCCGTATTTAGGACCAGCAATTGCAGTTACGCCAGCTGCCATAATAGCCATTGTTAACTCGCCATGGCTATTAGTGAAGTTAATTATTGTCTGGACAATTGTACAATTAATTGAAGGGAAGTTTATTTCCCCTCAAATTATGGGTAAATCATTAAGTATACATCCAATTACAATTATCTTTGTACTCCTAACAGCTGGAGCATTATTCGGCGTTCCAGGTGTAGTTTTAGGTATCCCAGGGTATGCTTTAATAAAAGTACTAGTGACCCATGGATATCGCCTATTTAAAGAGCGTTACAATCGTTTCCAATCAGACGAAACGAATTTATACGAAGATTAA
- a CDS encoding LCP family protein, protein MEEHVQKTRYRKKKLRKGRLIFIVLFVTIVGLLVYSYTQYRSGLNLTNDESIPAADFTPDEKHPTIENYLVLGVDSRGEEKSRSDTMMLLSWNRDTNDMKLVSFMRDIYAEIPGYQSYKLNTAYYLGGVPLIQETLNNMFDIPIHHYALIDFTSFETLIDILAPNGIEMDVEKNMSGDIKVDIKKGLQNLNGKELLGYARFRSDAEGDFGRVERQQKVIEALKDELMKPTNMVNIPKFVGATQGYITTDLSSKDQLATVLKAVAGGGMNVEKMTIPAEGTYTFGSYRHAGSVLEINLQQNKQILHDFLQLEE, encoded by the coding sequence ATGGAAGAACATGTGCAAAAAACGCGATATCGTAAAAAGAAGCTACGAAAAGGTCGTTTAATTTTTATCGTTTTGTTTGTAACAATAGTCGGCTTACTCGTCTATAGTTATACGCAATATCGAAGTGGCCTTAATTTAACGAATGATGAAAGTATCCCTGCTGCAGATTTCACACCAGATGAAAAACATCCTACTATTGAAAATTATTTAGTTTTAGGTGTAGATAGTCGCGGAGAGGAAAAATCACGATCTGATACAATGATGCTTCTATCTTGGAATCGAGATACAAATGATATGAAGCTCGTTTCCTTTATGCGTGATATTTATGCGGAAATACCAGGTTACCAATCCTACAAACTAAATACAGCCTATTATTTAGGCGGAGTACCATTAATTCAAGAAACGTTAAATAATATGTTTGATATACCGATCCACCATTATGCTTTAATTGATTTCACAAGCTTTGAAACATTAATCGACATCTTAGCACCAAACGGGATAGAAATGGATGTAGAAAAAAATATGAGTGGAGATATCAAGGTTGACATTAAAAAAGGGCTACAAAATTTAAATGGGAAAGAATTACTTGGCTATGCTCGATTCCGCTCAGATGCTGAAGGAGACTTCGGACGTGTGGAGCGTCAACAAAAGGTAATTGAAGCTTTAAAGGATGAGTTAATGAAGCCAACTAATATGGTAAATATCCCGAAATTTGTAGGTGCTACACAAGGATACATTACTACAGATTTATCAAGTAAAGACCAGTTAGCAACCGTGCTAAAAGCAGTTGCTGGTGGTGGAATGAATGTAGAAAAAATGACGATCCCTGCTGAAGGTACTTATACATTCGGTAGCTATAGACACGCTGGATCAGTACTTGAAATCAATTTGCAACAAAATAAACAAATTTTGCATGATTTTTTACAATTAGAGGAGTAA
- the msrA gene encoding peptide-methionine (S)-S-oxide reductase MsrA, translating into MEKATFAGGCFWCMVKPFDQWDGIHKVTSGYMGGHIDNPTYEDVKRGDSGHVEVVEIEFDPTIFSYERLLEIFWMQIDPTDAGGQFHDRGESYKTVIFTHNVAQQEAAEKSKQQLANSGRFKKPIVTEILPAQTFWIAEDYHQDYYKKEQAHYKEDRAKSGRDEFITEHWNKE; encoded by the coding sequence ATGGAAAAGGCTACATTTGCAGGAGGTTGTTTTTGGTGCATGGTAAAGCCATTCGATCAATGGGATGGAATACATAAAGTAACGAGTGGCTATATGGGGGGACATATCGATAACCCAACATATGAGGACGTTAAGCGCGGTGATTCTGGACATGTGGAAGTTGTAGAAATTGAATTTGATCCAACAATTTTTAGCTATGAGCGCTTATTAGAAATTTTTTGGATGCAAATTGATCCAACTGATGCAGGTGGACAGTTCCATGATCGTGGTGAATCTTATAAAACTGTTATCTTTACACATAATGTCGCACAACAGGAAGCCGCAGAAAAATCCAAACAACAATTAGCCAATAGTGGCCGCTTTAAAAAGCCAATTGTAACAGAAATCTTACCAGCACAAACTTTCTGGATTGCTGAGGATTATCACCAAGATTACTACAAAAAAGAACAGGCTCATTATAAAGAAGATCGCGCAAAATCCGGTCGTGATGAGTTTATTACTGAGCATTGGAACAAAGAATAA